The window CAAGTTCAGCGCGACGTTTTGGAATTGTCGCATCTGCACCAGCAAAACCGCAAAGCCGACAAACAAGCACATGGAACACGATCCATAGTACACGTATATtcatatattcatatatatatattcatatatatatatatatacattcggagaagaagaagagaaagagacggaaagaaaacacgatcaggaagggaggaagggagagagaggaagaggccgatGTTCACTGAGAGAGCGACAAATGGAGCAACGCAGAcacagatggagagagggaaacggagggaaggTTTGTATACGCAGTTTCCCCCATTTACAGACTTccatgtatacatatatatatatatacattggCATATACAGAGCACGACgatatgtgtatgcatgtgtacacAGCTCTCCGGTATCGAATTCGTTCACCTGGTTTACGCATTGAACGAGGCGCCGCTCATTCGCGCTCCTCAAGATCTCACAATCACACAGACAGGGCGTGTTCGCAGAAATCGACAGAACTGACCATGCAAAAGTGGAAACGTTTACCTGGACTGTCTGGAGCAACGGTGACAGCGAAAAGGCAAAACGTTATCTGAAGATGTACCTGGCACAGAGGATTTGTACCGAATGAAAAACGgctgtttcttcgtttcgcccGGAGATTGTGGTTTCTTCCACTCGTAGAAGCCGTCAGCGACGACGACACATCGTCGCTTATCGAGGAGTCTCCtgagagcagaagagaaaacgcacttGCCAAAAACAggctgttttcctctctcggctgATCTTAAAAAGCGCGGACGAGCTCTCATATATTACCTGACGCGGGAAATGCTTCTTGTGAGCTCGAGCACGTTTCCGGCAACCGACGCGTTCTCCGTTCTGCTCCGTCCTattttccttcgctcttcttttcgttctcgtcctcgcgtgCTCCCGGTCTTTTCTGCTAtcgctttttttccttcgctcccgcTGTTCCTCCCtatttctctctgccttccactctttccctctttctctctagctggctcctccctttctgccTCATGACCCTGTAAGTTCCATGTTTCATCTGGTGTCCGTACACCCTGTATAAGGATAGCGAAATGAGAGTCGCACCTTGCGgtcgctctttttcgccgtGCCGTCCTCCTCCTCACGTGTCCTTACATGGCAACTGAAGCTAGTTTCCCTGTTTTTCACACCATACAATGGGATTCCTGCGTTTCTACAAACTACCCTTTgctggggtgtatgtacaccatCTCCGTAGCCTCCGTCACTCCCTCACTTTGCCACTCAGCCCGTTCTAGTTCTTACTGCGCTCTGCAGGTGCCGGAACCTGCACGGACGAGGAAATAAAAAACTGTCTcccccccttcttcccccccccccccccttcttcctcctccccttcttcctccctcccttcttcttccctcccttcttcctcctttcttccccgttctTTCCTTTGCGATTGggtcgttttcgtttctttctaGGGCCGTTCCTGTTGTGGTGCTTGTGCGTCTGCAGGCGTCTGTTTGCCTCACCGATAGAGTCGGGACTGGGTCAGGCCTTCTGCGCGCGCGTTGAAAGTATGGTAGGAGAGcgccttttccccgtttGCGCCGGGCGCTTGCCCCGGCACCCTCAGATACCACCTAGCCGCTCGCAAGCGACGCTGCCCAGTCGCCTCCTCGATGATCGGCACTGAGCACGTCGGGGAAACGTTGAACCGTGGGCGGGGAAAATGAGAGTCGAACGCATCCGTTTCACCCGGAAACGcgcaagaaaaagaggaagagggagaagaagagggagaaagagcagagaagggtgGGATTTTTTTGTCCTCTTGGGtgtcggtttcttctttcgttgCGGTTTTAGCCAGGTGCGAGGTTGCGGCTGAGGAAGGGACGGAAGGCGCAGGGGCCGCGGCTGCTTCGTGCTTCACGGTTACGGGGCAGCGAgactcctcgctcttcgcgggCTCGACGCTGTCCGTTCCCTCGGCCTTCTTAGACTCGGAAGATGCAGAAagtggcgaggaaacgagaccCGCAATtcgacgaagacgccgaggatGCAGCGTGCAGCTCATTCGCCCGCACATCTTGGACACAGACTTTTATTTCCCAAACCTGGAAACTTACACAAGACACTGACACATGCCGATAGGACAGTTACGTGCCGGTATCGAGGGCAAAGCGAAAAAGTtagaggagaggagagaaaggcgagaaagaagggaattaagagagaaggaaaacgctcACTTTCAGCCAGGTCCTCCGCCACGCAGGCCTCGGCTCGACAGCGCGGCTGAAAAGGGGATGCCGACAAGGACAGCAGAGGTGGTCCCCTCCGGGTTaccaagaagaaaagagagagc of the Neospora caninum Liverpool complete genome, chromosome XII genome contains:
- a CDS encoding UPF0361 protein DC12 homolog, related yields the protein MCGRMSCTLHPRRLRRIAGLVSSPLSASSESKKAEGTDSVEPAKSEESRCPVTVKHEAAAAPAPSVPSSAATSHLAKTATKEETDTQEDKKIPPFSALSPSSSPSSSFSCAFPGETDAFDSHFPRPRFNVSPTCSVPIIEEATGQRRLRAARWYLRVPGQAPGANGEKALSYHTFNARAEGLTQSRLYRRLLDKRRCVVVADGFYEWKKPQSPGETKKQPFFIRYKSSVPDATIPKRRAELGGIRNVQAGAPSEETPRAVCGKRERDGEETKTEQVEHKRPREQLQESPSETAACAPGKSAGWPSALKECEAPLLFAGLFDDDPLHAAGSSPETRDCSATILTMESSSTPMAEIHTRMPVLLSPEDASTWLNTEENAFSEIFPQLLSRSKQLYRTALQFYPVTPRVGNSRYESSDCVLPLSQGKDGGSRAPLPKSRGMRTLDFFLKPATEKKK